Part of the Sulfuricella denitrificans skB26 genome is shown below.
TGCTGACCGCCAGCAGCTGGATGCCCGCAACGGGCCGCCCAGCCTCTGTGGCAGCCTGTGAAATGCGCAGCCGCACTGCTTGCAATGCGTTTGATAGTGTTGTCATAATGGGGGGACGCGTTTGTGCATAAGGGAAATTATAATGGAAATCTCGGATTTGCTTGCCTTTTCGGTAAAAAACAAGGCCTCCGACCTGCACCTGTCATCCGGCTTGCCGCCAATGATCCGGGTGCATGGCGACGTACGCCGCATCAACGTGCCGGTGCTGGAGCACAAGGATGTTCACGGCATGGTGTACGACATCATGAACGATGGTCAGCGCAAATTCTACGAGGAAAATCTGGAGGTCGACTTCTCTTTCGAGATTCCCAATCTGGCGCGCTTTCGCGTCAACGCTTTTGTCCAGAACCGCGGCGCTGCTGCGGTGTTTCGTACCATTCCATCGAAAGTGCTGAGCCTGGAAGAGCTGAAATGTCCGGGGATTTTCAAGGAAATTTCCGAGCAGCCGCGCGGTATCGTGCTGGTGACCGGACCGACCGGATCGGGTAAATCCACCACCTTGGCAGCGATGGTCAATCACATCAACGAAAAGGATTTCGGCCATATCCTGACAGTGGAAGATCCGATTGAGTTCGTGCATGAGAGCAAAAAGTGCCTGATCAACCAGCGCGAGGTCGGGCCGCATACGCTGTCCTTCAACAACGCCCTGCGCTCAGCCTTGCGTGAGGATCCGGACGTGATTCTGGTGGGCGAGTTGCGTGATCTGGAAACCATCCGCCTGGCGCTGACTGCAGCGGAAACCGGCCATTTGGTGTTCGGTACCCTGCACACCAGTTCCGCCGCCAAGACCATCGACCGGATCGTGGACGTGTTTCCGGCCGCGGAAAAGGATATGGTGCGTTCGATGCTGTCGGAATCCCTGCGTGCGGTCATTTCGCAAACCCTGCTCAAGACCAAGGACGGTACCGGTCGGGTAGCGGCGCACGAGATCATGATCGGCACGCCCGCGATCCGCAACCTGATTCGTGAGGCCAAGATCGCTCAGATGTACTCGGCGATTCAGACCGGCGGAAATATCGGCATGCAGACGCTGGACCAGAATCTTACCGAACTGGTCAAACGCAACGTCGTGTCCTCGGCTGAAGCTCGTACCAAGGCCTCAAACAAAGACACCTTTCCAGGTTAAGGAAACGCACTATGGAACGCGATCAAGCAGTCAAATTCATGCACGACCTGTTGCGGTTGATGCTGTCGAAGAAGGCCTCGGATCTGTTTATCACCGCCGATTTCCCGCCTGCCATCAAGGTGGATGGCAAGATGACGCCGGTTTCCAATCAGAGGCTGACGCCGCAGCATACCAAGGAACTTGCGCGTTCAATCATGAACGACAAGCAGTCATCCGAGTTCGAGGCGAGCAAGGAGTGCAACTTCGCCATCAGTCCGGCGGATATCGGACGTTTCCGCGTCAGCGCCTTTATCCAGCAGGGGCGGATCGGCATGGTGCTGCGCACCATCACCACCGAGATCCCCAATTTCGAAGATCTGGGGTTGCCTGGCGTGCTCAAGGACGTGTCGATGACCAAGCGCGGCCTGGTGGTTTTTGTCGGCGGCACCGGTTCGGGGAAATCCACCTCCCTGGCTGCAATGATCGGCTACCGCAACCAGAACAGCTACGGCCACATCATCACCATCGAGGATCCGGTCGAATACGTGCATCCGCACCTCAACTGTATCCTGACCCA
Proteins encoded:
- a CDS encoding type IV pilus twitching motility protein PilT, with product MEISDLLAFSVKNKASDLHLSSGLPPMIRVHGDVRRINVPVLEHKDVHGMVYDIMNDGQRKFYEENLEVDFSFEIPNLARFRVNAFVQNRGAAAVFRTIPSKVLSLEELKCPGIFKEISEQPRGIVLVTGPTGSGKSTTLAAMVNHINEKDFGHILTVEDPIEFVHESKKCLINQREVGPHTLSFNNALRSALREDPDVILVGELRDLETIRLALTAAETGHLVFGTLHTSSAAKTIDRIVDVFPAAEKDMVRSMLSESLRAVISQTLLKTKDGTGRVAAHEIMIGTPAIRNLIREAKIAQMYSAIQTGGNIGMQTLDQNLTELVKRNVVSSAEARTKASNKDTFPG